The following proteins are encoded in a genomic region of Brachypodium distachyon strain Bd21 chromosome 1, Brachypodium_distachyon_v3.0, whole genome shotgun sequence:
- the LOC112270001 gene encoding uncharacterized protein LOC112270001: MGSPTPFGNVPLFTRVYYPSTDDDQLFSAPLAALCASLDLPPPRFRGRVEPTVPEGWQPRWEIEVKIRGRDIAPATQDITFIARYPTFEQGLQFAMQCAFAQVCRDYRHEFPEDSPFLLFGRRNHACSAVATTNDKGATPVKTHFENMEINTVDLESCLEHEMTRTDLAEEQIGNLLGEKTQWQEDKALLQNTAVNMEGVINQLLYERDQARFYREKFKTFLKATTPAEPADLREQACYYSERFKAFMVAAAAAEPAPAAAPALDQAPPPPQDQEVVPQEVVPTEEEEPQEVHEMDTPATNTRSKRKRVNGAATSATPP; encoded by the coding sequence atgggaagcccaacaccgttcggcaacGTACCGCTGTTTACTagagtctactacccctccacggacgacgaccagttgttcagtgcccctttggcggcactgtgtgcgtctcttgacctgccaccacccaggttcagaggccgagtcgagcccaccgtgccagaaggatggcagccacggtgggagattgaggtGAAGATCCGTGGGCGTGACATCGCGCCCGCTACacaggatatcaccttcatcgcccgctaccccacctttgagcaaggccttcagttcgccatgcagtgcgccttcgcgcaggtgtgccgggactatcggcacgagttccccgaggactcccccttcctcctctttggaaggcggaaccatgcatgctcggcagtgGCTACAACGAACGACAAGGGTGCCACTCCAGTGaagacccacttcgagaacatggagattaacaccgtggacttggaatCTTGCCTCGAGCATGAGATGACCAGGACCGACCTGGCCGAGGAGCAGATTGGTAATCTGTTGGGAGAGAAGACTCAGTGGCAGGAAGACAAGGCATTGTTGCAGAACACTGCCGTCAATATGGAAGGAGTCATCAATCAGTTGctgtatgagagggaccaagcTCGTTTCTACCGCGAGAAGTTCAAGACGTTCCTCAAGGCCACCACCCCAGCCGAACCTGCAGACCTGAGAGAGCAGGCCTGCTACTACAGCGAGCGGTTTAAGGCTTTCATGgtagccgcagccgccgccgagccagCACCGGCTGCCGCACCGGCACTAGACCaggccccacctccaccgcaaGATCAGGAGGTGGTACCACAGGAGGTAGTGCCGACTGAGGaagaggagccccaggaggtccacgagatggacacccctgccaccaacacccgctccaagaggaagagggtgaatGGAGCCGCGACATCAGCCACACCTCCCTAG